One Dama dama isolate Ldn47 chromosome 18, ASM3311817v1, whole genome shotgun sequence DNA window includes the following coding sequences:
- the IGFBP3 gene encoding insulin-like growth factor-binding protein 3 produces MLRARPALWAAALTALALLRGPPAARAGAGTMGTGPVVRCEPCDARALAQCAPPPPSPPCAELVREPGCGCCLTCALREGQPCGVYTERCGSGLRCQPPPGDPRPLQALLDGRGLCANASAVGRLRPYLLPAPPAPGNGSESEEDHSMGSTENQALPSTHRVPDSKFHPVHTKMDVIKKGHAKDSQRYKVDYESQSTDTQNFSSESKRETEYGPCRREMEDTLNHLKFLNMLSPRGIHLPNCDKKGFYKKKQCRPSKGRKRGFCWCVDKYGQPLPGFDVKGKGDVHCYSMDSK; encoded by the exons ATGCTGCGGGCACGCCCCGCGCTCTGGGCTGCGGCTCTGACCGCGCTAGCGTTGCTCCGCGGACCGCCAGCGGCACGAGCCGGGGCGGGCACAATGGGCACCGGCCCGGTGGTGCGCTGCGAGCCGTGCGACGCGCGTGCCTTGGCCCAGTGCGCGCCGCCGCCCCCTTCGCCCCCGTGCGCCGAGCTGGTGCGCGAGCCGGGCTGCGGTTGCTGTCTCACGTGCGCTTTGCGCGAGGGTCAGCCTTGCGGCGTCTACACCGAGCGCTGTGGCTCCGGCCTCCGCTGCCAGCCGCCGCCTGGTGATCCGCGCCCGCTACAGGCGCTGTTGGACGGCCGCGGGCTCTGCGCCAACGCCAGCGCCGTCGGCCGCCTGCGCCCCTACCTGCTGCCCGCGCCGCCCGCGCCAG GAAATGGCAGTGAGTCGGAAGAAGACCACAGCATGGGGAGCACGGAGAACCAGGCTCTCCCCAGCACGCATCGGGTGCCCGACTCCAAATTCCACCCCGTCCACACCAAGATGGATGTCATCAAGAAAGGTCATGCCAAGGACAGCCAGCGCTACAAGGTTGACTATGAGTCTCAGAGCACAGACACCCAGAACTTCTCCTCCGAGTCCAAGCGTGAGACAGAATAC GGGCCCTGCCGCCGGGAAATGGAGGACACGCTGAACCACCTCAAGTTCCTGAACATGCTCAGCCCCAGGGGCATCCACCTCCCCAACTGCGACAAGAAGGGCTTCTACAAGAAAAAGCAG TGCCGCCCTTCCAAGGGCAGGAAGCGGGGTTTCTGCTGGTGTGTGGACAAGTACGGGCAGCCCCTCCCAGGCTTCGACGTGAAGGGGAAAGGGGACGTGCACTGCTACAGCATGGACAGCAAGTAG
- the IGFBP1 gene encoding insulin-like growth factor-binding protein 1: MPEVLAIRAWPLLLSLAVQLGATVGAPQPWRCAPCSAERLALCPPVPASCPELTRSAGCGCCPMCALPLGAACGVATARCARGLSCRALPGEPRPLHALTRGQGACMTTPSDEATDTKDTTNPENVSPESSEITQEQLLDNFHLMAESSEDLPILWNAISNYESLRALEISDVKTWKEPCQRELYKVLDRLAREQQKAGDKLYKFYLPNCNKNGFYHSKQCETSLEGEPGLCWCVYPWSGKRILGSVAIRGDPKCQQYFNLQN; the protein is encoded by the exons ATGCCCGAAGTCCTTGCTATCCGAGCCTGGCCGCTTCTGCTATCGCTGGCCGTTCAGCTCGGCGCGACGGTCGGCGCTCCCCAACCCTGGCGCTGTGCGCCCTGCTCCGCCGAGAGGCTGGCGCTCTGCCCGCCCGTGCCCGCCTCGTGCCCGGAACTCACCCGGTCCGCGGGCTGCGGCTGCTGCCCGATGTGCGCCCTGCCTCTCGGAGCCGCATGCGGCGTGGCCACTGCTCGCTGCGCTCGCGGGCTCAGCTGCCGCGCCCTCCCAGGGGAGCCGAGGCCCTTGCACGCCCTCACCCGCGGCCAGGGCGCCTGCATGACCACGCCCAGCGATGAGGCCACAG atacAAAGGACACCACCAACCCAGAGAATGTGTCCCCGGAGAGCTCAGAGATAACTCAGGAGCAGCTTCTGGACAATTTCCACTTGATGGCCGAGTCCAGTGAGGACCTTCCcattctctggaatgccatcagtAATTATGAGAGCTTGAGGGCTCTTGAGATCAGTGACGTCAAGACGTGGAAG GAGCCCTGCCAGCGAGAACTCTATAAAGTGCTGGACAGATTAGCCAGGGAACAGCAGAAGGCAGGAGACAAACTTTACAAATTTTATCTGCCAAACTGCAACAAGAATGGATTCTATCACAGCAAACAG TGTGAGACGTCGCTGGAGGGAGAGCCTGGGCTCTGTTGGTGTGTCTACCCTTGGAGTGGGAAGAGGATCTTGGGGTCTGTGGCCATCAGAGGGGACCCCAAATGCCAACAGTATTTTAACTTACAGAACTGA